A genomic segment from Anticarsia gemmatalis isolate Benzon Research Colony breed Stoneville strain chromosome 12, ilAntGemm2 primary, whole genome shotgun sequence encodes:
- the LOC142976960 gene encoding uncharacterized protein LOC142976960 yields MNVSALMCVCALVGAAAAGTVREKRGFLHALPDTHSAPSVSYEIRPPTISYAAPSISYADPALTHSAHAISYAAPSISYAAPALTHSAPAISYAAPALSYVAPSIGYAAPSVSYAAPAAGVSYSAPAVSYSAPATRVVAVDKVVNVQREVSVPQVVHVRKVVSEPRLITVKKLVSAPAVTYSAPLAAPLAARISAPAYSPLYSAAAASATAQYASGW; encoded by the exons ATGAACGTCTCG GCTTTGATGTGCGTGTGCGCGCTCgtgggcgcggcggcggcgggcaccGTGCGCGAGAAGCGCGGCTTCCTGCACGCGCTGCCAGACACCCACTCCGCGCCCTCCGTCAGCTACGAGATCCGCCCGCCCACCATCAGCTACGCCGCTCCTTCCATCAGCTACGCTGATCCGGCTCTGACTCACTCCGCACACGCCATCAGCTACGCGGCGCCCTCCATTAGCTACGCTGCTCCCGCCCTGACTCACTCCGCGCCCGCCATCAGCTACGCTGCGCCCGCCCTGAGCTACGTGGCGCCCTCTATCGGCTACGCGGCGCCCTCAGTGAGCTACGCGGCGCCCGCCGCCGGCGTGTCGTACTCGGCCCCGGCTGTGAGCTACTCGGCGCCCGCCACTCGCGTGGTGGCCGTGGACAAGGTGGTGAACGTGCAGCGCGAGGTGTCCGTGCCGCAGGTGGTGCATGTGCGCAAGGTGGTCTCCGAGCCGCGCCTCATCACCGTCAAGAAGCTGGTGTCCGCGCCTGCCGTCACTTACTCTGCTCCGCTCGCGGCTCCGCTCGCTGCTCGCATCTCTGCTCCCGCGTACTCGCCGCTGtactccgccgccgccgccagcgccacCGCGCAGTACGCCAGCGGCTGGTGA
- the LOC142976959 gene encoding uncharacterized protein LOC142976959 — protein sequence MCVCALVGAAAAGNVREKRGFLHALPDTHSAPSVSYQIRPPTISYAAPSISYAAPALSHAAPAISYAAPSISYAAPALSHAAPAISYAAPSISYAAPALSHAAPAISYAAPSISYAAPALTHSAPAISYAAPALSYVAPSIGYAAPSVSYAAPAAGVSYSAPAVSYSAPATRVVAVDKVVNVQREVSVPQVVHVRKVVSEPRLITVKKLVSAPAVTYSAPLAAPLAARISAPAYSPLYSAAAASATAQYASGW from the coding sequence ATGTGCGTGTGCGCGCTCgtgggcgcggcggcggcgggcaaCGTGCGCGAGAAGCGCGGCTTCCTGCACGCGCTGCCAGACACCCACTCCGCGCCCTCCGTCAGCTACCAGATCCGCCCGCCCACCATCAGCTACGCCGCTCCTTCCATCAGCTACGCTGCTCCCGCCTTGTCCCACGCTGCGCCCGCCATCAGCTACGCGGCGCCCTCCATCAGCTACGCTGCTCCCGCCTTGTCCCACGCTGCGCCCGCCATCAGCTACGCGGCGCCCTCCATCAGCTACGCTGCTCCCGCCTTGTCCCACGCTGCGCCCGCCATCAGCTACGCGGCGCCCTCCATCAGCTACGCTGCTCCCGCCCTGACTCACTCCGCGCCCGCCATCAGCTACGCCGCGCCCGCCCTGAGCTACGTGGCACCCTCTATCGGCTACGCGGCGCCCTCAGTGAGCTACGCGGCGCCCGCCGCCGGCGTGTCGTACTCGGCCCCGGCTGTGAGCTACTCGGCGCCCGCCACTCGCGTGGTGGCCGTGGACAAGGTGGTGAACGTGCAGCGCGAGGTGTCCGTGCCGCAGGTGGTGCACGTGCGCAAGGTGGTCTCCGAGCCGCGCCTCATCACCGTCAAGAAGCTGGTGTCCGCGCCTGCCGTCACTTACTCTGCTCCGCTCGCGGCTCCGCTCGCTGCTCGCATCTCTGCTCCCGCGTACTCGCCGCTGtactccgccgccgccgccagcgccacCGCGCAGTACGCCAGCGGCTGGTGA